Within Phycodurus eques isolate BA_2022a chromosome 7, UOR_Pequ_1.1, whole genome shotgun sequence, the genomic segment ctattttgttaatttttaatcCCTTTATTTGATTCTTTCACAATGGAATCAGTATATAGCTCTTGCATGCATATTCTACACAATTTAGTAGcatatgtttaaaaacaaacatcaaaaacaACAGTAGAAAAATAGAATGTCAACTGTAAATGTCCACTATAATATCTACCTAAGTGAACatactgttaaattaatacTTCTTTTAATTAGTTAGTTTAATATTGCACTGTattagcagtagtagtagtacagtaATTGTAAGAGATTATCCAtgcgtacctaatgaagtgccctattctgtgatttttgcaAATTAAAACTGTGCTTTATACTCACATTATTTAATTACTGTGAAGCTCTTCACTTCagcttatttttttcaaaatataatgtatTGTCAATTCAAGTatgatttgtttgtattttctacTGGATACTATTTCTACATATTTGTTGCTACGTGTGCTGCAAGAAGCGTAGGTTTGATCGGTATTAAATAACCTTCTCTTCTCTCACACAAGTTGTCCTTTTCTCTAGGTTTCTATGAGTCAAGTGAAGGTCAGTCGCCTAAAGGGAGAACTTGTTCCACGGAGCCCACAGAGATGGTCTCTTCCTGGCCTTACACCAACGAAAGGCCCAAGTCTGTGGGtaagaaaataaacacacatggtCCTCTTTCACCATTTCCTGTTGCACGTGGACATCATTATAAGGGTTGTGTCAATAAATAACGACCCTGCTGCCTTTCTCCTTTATGTGCCTAAAGCATGCGTTGCTACATCTTCTTATATATTACATGCCTCTGTTTCCTCTGTCAAGTGCAAGTATAAGGTGTTATTTTTGTAGTAATTCATAAACAAACTCCTGTTAACAGTGTGGCCTTGGCAGAGGCTCTTACACTGCATCCGGAAAGTAtacacagcgcttcactttatCCACATTTTTTAATGCTGCCGCCTTATTtcaaaattgaattttttttttttcttcacgaCACCCCATGATGACAATgttgaaaaagtgtttttttatttcaattgttattattttagcaAAGAAATCACAAGCGCttaagtattcacagcctttgctcaATACTTGGTTGACAGCCTCGTCTTTTTGAATATGAGGCCAAAAGCTTGGCATACCTATCTTTGTCCAGTTTGGCCCGTTCCTCTTTGTAGCACCTGTCAAGATGCATCAGATTGGATGGGAAGTGTCGgtgcacagccattttcagaccTCTCCAGGGATGTTCAATCGGATTAAAGTCTGGGCTTTGGCTGGGCTTCATGTTCAGCTTCGTGGCAAAGGCTGGGAATGCTTATGTacatattctttatttttttgttttttttttgtttttcaatttaaaatatctaaaaaaaaattttttttttcaaattgtcattATGAGGTGTTGTaggtggaaaaataaataaaattatttttgggaaTATAGATGTAACTTTACAAAGTgtggaaaaaattatttttgtgtgtgtgagtacaagtgtgaatggttgtctctatatgtgccctgtgattggctggtgagtaGTCTGGGGTGGAATTGACCTCTTGTCCGAAGTCGGCTatgttaggctccagctccagtATAGATTATGGATGTTTGGATGGATAGGTGGAAGTCTAGTGTTCTTATATGCTCTTGTTTACTCTTCGTTATGGCACTGCTCCCTGGTCTAATGTTCGCCTTCACTTTATTTAGGAGACCCCctcgtgtttgatggagaatcAGACTTGGCAGTTCCTCAAAGTGGTCTGCCACGCTCATTCTCTGCCCCCCACCCACCTCTGGAGGGCATCGCCGAGGAAGGCACACCAGTAGAGTCATGGATGCTGCAGCCCAGCCGAGCGGAGCAGCCGTGGCAGAAGCAGCAGCTGCCGGGGGATCACGTGGCAGACGAGGACTACCAGCAGACCATGAGGGTGGAGGGTTACATACTTCATCTTGTCCAGCGTCACACCCTTTCACCGCGGCCGTGTCAGCCTCGTACTACTCTTAGTCCTGACCCTCCATACAACTTTACCCCTGCACATGCCTCCCTACACAGGAAAAGCCCCTCTCTTTCCACAGAGCACGGTCATCCAGGCCCTCAAGTTGACCTTTCGTCCAACCCAATGAGCCCAAGTTGGGGTTGTGACCTGCCAGAGGGTGAGGCCTGTGGAGGAGAGGCCCCATCTTTGGAAGAAGAGCGCTATTTGATACTGCCCTACCCCCAGTGTAGGCCACACTCCCTGACTGGGAGGTTACCATCACCTCTGCCCTCCCTGGACCCCAACTGCGGTACTGGGGCGCTTAACCTTTGTTGTGAACCCTCAACCCCCCAGCATTGTCCACAGACCCCAATCAATCACAAGCACAATCTAGTAAGTGCTCAATACATCCCAGGGCAGACCTTTCATGCCCCGTTACGCTCCCCAAGACACTTCAACCCAACGCAGTCCAAAGCCCGCCAGGCCTCTCCTGACCATCACAATGCCAAGTCCAGAAACTCAAGGAAGGCCCACAATGAAAAACAGAGGTCTAAAAAGTCGAGCAGTAAATCCAGTCGATCCCAGTCAGAGAACAGCCTCCTTGGCCAGCGGGTGCTGCCTGAACGAAGGTACAGCACCACGGAGAGGCATCAAGGCAGAGGGGATCAGGCTCAAGGCCAAGTTGCTAAGATTCATGTAGGAAACAACAGCGACAAAGCAAACCGACGCTGGTGTTCCAACCTGGAACTGAGTCAAGACGAAGGGGAAAACCACGTGGAGCAAGGACATCGGAGGCCACCTCGAAAAGCTCGCCATGGTCACAGTggtcatcatcagcagcagcagcagcagcagcagcagcatcatcatcatccgcagcagcagcagcatgccCAGCGCTGGCACGCAGACTTCCAGCACCGAGCGCCACTTTGCCAAGGAGAGGACGCTTACATGGGAGCTGCCCCCGCAGAGTCCTCGTCCAGCATGAGTGAAGTGTACTCGCCGGCCTCCAGCTCGCTCTCCAGCGACTCGGACGAGAGCGGGGGGCTTGTGTGGCCCCAGCAGCTGCCACCTCGTCTCGCTACCACACCCTCTTCATCCTCACCCTCAGCCCAGGCCGCCGCCAACCCGCCCGCGCAGCCAAAGGCCTTTGTCAAGATTAAAGCCTCCCACGCCCTCAAGAAGAAGATCCTCAGATTCCGCTCGGGATCTCTCAAAGTCATGACCACCGTGTGAATTGGTTTAAAAACCGAAGCATCACTCTCAGTTGCAGCTTTTCTCGACTCCTTGCTGTGTAATTAAAGGCTGACACGTCATGGTTGCTTGCGTCATGCTTCCACATTAAAACTGATGGCCTCCATCTTCCCCTAAGTGATGTTAATTGACTTGAAGCCAAATTACACAATGTTGACAAGTCCCACATTGTTGCTATGGAGCTGATGTCCAAAGGAATTATTATTAATGACTCATCCATTCATGCTTCATAAATTCCCCGTGTATGGTAGACTGTGACACAAATATTGTAACGACAATTAAAATGCTGTGCAAAACTCTCAGGCCACCACTAGCTTTGTTATTTTAAGTAAGTAATTGGACAAATACAGCATTACACCAAAATTACAATAAACTATTTCGCCAAAACTATGTAGACCGGCAGTGCATGGACCAAGACAGAAGCCATAAAACTTTGATGAGGCTCTGGATAAGGCTGTGGAtacaggaatttattttcactgtttGGGTCAGGAGACAGGGGAGTTTATCACCTTCCATTAACCAGGAAGTAGCTTGTTAACCAATCAATGGACAAGCACAAATAGACACAGGGGTAGAGGTCTGCGCTTGGCTGAGTGACGTTCTGATTATACACTGTATGGTCATTATGGCATTGATAGCAACAAATGTAAAGGATGGGCTGAGACTTTTGCAGAGTACTGTACAAAATGGCTTCAAGGCTTGGCAAACATTGTCTTTTGAAGTCATACACATCGTAAATCTTGACAACAACTTCGCTAAAAGCCTGAAAATATACTCAGTGGTTTGACTCAAAACAGCACATTTATTATCTTGTAAACCAGGGCTTGTGTGAAATAATaactattattttttgtgtttgcattttgttcacTCACAAATTATGGTCAGGGCATGAAAGCGTAAGCAGCCTGTATTTCATGCTAatgttctcatgagaatttagtaggTTTTCATCCCGGCTGCATGTTGGAAGACTGGTGAGCACATTCGTCTCAcggttgggggtttgaatccagCCTACCTGTGCTTgccttggttttctccaggtactcaagCTTcatcccacattgcaaaaacatgctgttgactgaagattctaaattgtccttaggtgagaatgtgaatgtgaattttcgtttgtctatgtgtggcctgcgattggctggcaaccagtccaaggtgtcagctgggatacgctcgaATAAACCACCCTTGAGATGCGCTTGTAGATCAGGGCAAAATGTAGttgctttttttcaaatccggcctcgcctgtgtggagtttccatgttgtccccgtgcctgcatgagtttttccgggtactccggtttcctcccacattccaaaaatatacatggtatgttaattgaagactctaaattgcccttaggtgtgaatggttgtttgtttatacagtatgtgccctgcgattggctggcgaccagttcagggtgtaccccgcctctcgcccgaagatagctgggataggctccagcactcccgcaaccatagtgaggataatcggtacggaaaatggatggatgggtaatatTACCTTTTCAGCACACATACTACACTGTAATGTGGCTGACTCATAATATTTTGGAGAATGTGGTGCTGTTGATTTCTGCAAAGACTCTGACACTCATGATACTGGAGAATGACGAGATACTGTTTCAAGGTACTGTTGTGCTTCTTGTCAGATTTCTAACTACATTCTCTTGCGAACATGTAGATCTAGCTGTGACGACTGGCTCAATTTGTTATCAGCTGGTGTTGGAACTAGCTAGTCATCATACCAGAAGTCATTTAAAAGGCATTACTGCAGCGACTAAAACACAGGGAAACACACACAGGATTGTAAATATATAACTAAGTGTATATCCATAACCTGGCCTTGTTTGGaatgaatgtaatttttaataaaataaaacttttgggTCTTTGGTATGTTGGAACGTGTGATTATTCTTTATGTTGTTATGTTATGTCCCGTTACATTATGTTATGTTTATGTGTTTGTTATGTATATTAGcataattattattagattTGCGTGCATCTCGATAAATAAGAATATAATGGAAAactatttcagtagttcaattcaaaaagtgaaaaaaacattcactatACATAGAATGAAatgtttcatgattttattttttcctatttTGATTATTATAGCTGCAGTATTACACATTACAGCCACAGTATTacatcaaaatgtcaaaatgatacAATATAGAAATTTGGTAGGAATTAGTCTTCTAAAAAGTATCTTCCCATGTGTTTATTGaacatacatattttaatactgtataggaatttcattttttgatgtacaaccccaattccaatgaagttgggacgttgtcttaaacacaaataaaaacagaaattctaagttaatgattatttgattaaaacaataaagtttatcagtcaaaatgtcaaaatgatacAATATAGAAATTTGGTAGGAATTAGTCTTCTAAAAAGTATCTTCCCATGTGTTTATTGaacatacatattttaatacTCTATAGGAATTTCATTTtttgatgtacaaccccaattccaatgaagttgggacgttgtcttaaacataaataaaaacagaaattctaagttaatgattatttgattaaaacaataaagtttatcagtttgaacataaaatatattgtctttgtagtctattcaaataaatataggtcgaacatgagttgcaaatcattgtattctgtttttatttatgtttaacacgtcccaacttcattggaattggggttgtaattaaatATTTAGCTTTTGCTACAAATGTatagtaatatacagtatgctatATGTATGTTTATGTCCAAATATAAATTAGGATAAGTAATGTGTTAATGCTTCGCATTGTGCAATTTTCTATTTATAAGGATTATTTACAATGTTCTAAAACAAATTACATGGTTACGAGGCAGCAAGCTTCTTTGATGTTTTGAGCTTCACATCGCCTAACATTGCAGGATATGATGCAAGGATGGTCTCTTTGCAATTGTGTAACTATCTTGATAACGTCACcaaaggtgggtagtaacgcagCAGATTAGTAATAATCCATCAACAAAAAAGCACTAAATGCTGCACACAATTGGGGAGAATACATTGAtataacacaaacaaaatctaTATTAAACTTTACCTTAAAGTAAAAGAACAGAGCAAGTAACTCAGTGTGATCTCGCTTCCATTAAGGAAGGTGCTTTCAAATAACCTCAcaaggatccatccatccacccattttctgagccgcttatcctcactggggtcatgggcgtgctggagcctatcccagctaacatcgggcaggaggcggggtacaccctgaactggttgccagccaatcgcagacctcacaagtaaaaatataaaattctaATGAGAAAGGAGTCTATATACCCATCTACCATCCATTCTCAccccatgaaaatgtattttattttattttacttctatCCCTATTTACTTTGTaacttaataataatcatactgCTATAATAGTACAgttgtgttttattatatttaaacaTGACTTTTAGACATAAGTGAATGCAAGATATAATATCCAGTTATGGTCTCTGTGAAAGGCAGACAACTGACAGAAATAAATATTGTGTTGCCACAACTTTAATATCAACATTAAAGTATtaccaaaaaacacaacagaagtattattttacaataaacataaaaattgttttttactgCTTCATAGTGAGGCATGTGGCGGCcattaccaaatatggttccttccCATTGAAAGCGCCATAATAATTGCTCACTGTGGTTATTTAAAGCGATGACGAAAGTTCTATCCACTTCATTCATTGCGAAGGTTGATCCCTATGCCAATGACGCACCCTCTCACACATTAGTCATCTCCTTTTCTGAAGAGCTTGTGGCCTTGGTTTCATGAGTACCGATGCTGGTTCTGGGCGTGTGGTCCTCGCTGAGTAAGTGCAGGATGTTGCACAGGGAGCGGTTCATGGTGTTTTTGAAGCCTCGGCCCAGACAAACGTAAAGCAGTGGGTTGAGGCAGCTGTTGAAGTACGCTAGGCATAGCGTCATAACATGGGCCAGGTACACGGATGGGCTGTGAGGGGAAGACCGAGGGGTTACCAACAACAAGAAGTCGACAATGTGCAGGGGCAGCCAGCACAGGAAGAAGCTGAGCACCACGGCAACAATAACCCTCAGCGTCCGCTTGGAGCGACTCCCGCTGTGTGCCATTTTACTGTCGGCTCTTCTGTACACCATCCAGTGGCAGATGATGATGGCCAGGAACGGAAGGAGAAATCCTAGCAGGAAGCGGAGTGACGTGACGAGCCAGGCGCTCTGCACTGTGTGAACCGTCACACACTCACGTTTGTGCTCGCCCACTGTGATCTCCCGAGTGTAAACGAACTGAGGGATGCTGCCTATCAGGGCCAGGCACCACACGGCAACACAGCCCAGTACAGCATACTTGGGTCGCCTGTTGTTGTGGCACCATACGGGCCGGGCCACCAGCAACCAACGATCAAGACTTATGAAGACAAGCTGCAGGATGCTGCAATACATCACCAAGTAGAAAAGGCCTTTGACCAGTGGGCACGTCATCGGGCCAAAGTGCCAGTGGTCATCGTGGGCGAGAGGCACCATGAGAAGAGGCAGCGAGAGGCAACACAGGAGGTCAGCCAGCCCAAGGTTGAGGAACCAGATGGATGTGACCGACGGGGGCATTTTGAAACCGGTCACCCACACCACTATGGCATTCCCAGGAACACCAAACAAGACTACAAGGGCATAGAAGGTCAGAGCCACGATCTGAATAGGCTGAATCTTGGGCCTCATGATGTCAGGAAAGTCGGGAAAAGTGAAGTTGTAGTCTGCAATGCTGTAGTTTAATTCCAAGATGTCACTCAAGTCGAAGTCCATGATTAAGCtgtaaattcaaaaaaaaatgttaccaaTATAGCTTAATGACATGGATGCAGTCCCCAACCTTCTCGATGTCCCACAACTCTAGGagacttttattgttttcacaCCCCCTACTAAAGTAATGCAGGAGAACCTTGAACAAGTGGGTGTCCAAAAATTTTCTTCCAAGGGCTGCATGCAGAAAAATGGAAGaatgcaagggccactttgacattcttcaccCTTAATCTAGTTTAAACGCGAAAAGCAATCCATATAGGTAAAGATATGGGAGGCAATTACAATATATATTGTTTCACAAATAGTATGTATATTTACCTTTTAAAAATGCCTAGTGATTATTTGGGAAATCAGTGACCCTGTATGGAGACGATGAAAATTTCTTCTTCACTTCTCCTGCCTTGCGGCCCAGTGTAAAAAGTAAGTAGTACAATGCAGGAAAACTACATTGGCTGTGTCAATTGTTAATTTTAGCATAAGCTCCGACCCACTAAAAAATGAGTGGTGGGCCACAGATGGCCCCTAGGCCATTGTTTAGACACCTATGCTCTAATGCAATCCActcatttatctattttttataaGGCATGTCCTGATTAGGGTCAcgcctttgggcgagagacagagtacaccctggactggtcgcaaggcacataatgtatagacaaacaacaattcacataTTCACACTTGTGAACAATTTAGTGACTTTAATTCACTAAACAATCCTTTTTTGgaggaatgtgtgaggaagtacctggtgaaaacccacacaagtccGGAGAGAACAttcaaaaacacacaggaagactGGAGCAGAGGTTCAAACCTAAGGCCTCATAACTGTTAGGCACACATGCTCATCACTAGCTCACCACGTTTCCCACGACACATTTGACAATTTCCCAAAATTCCATTAACTGCACAGGCAATTTATAGTGACATTTTAATAAGTCCTGCAAGTGAAGAAAGACATTAACCACTCTCAATAGTAAGATGTAAAATCAAGAAAATGCAAAAGATACTGCTATGAATGTAAAACACTAAaaacttgaaatgtacataagatttttcttgttgttctaccctttgttcagtttttgaaatatgcattgcaaaaaaaaaagctaattattGGTGTTCTCATTGAACTGACATCTCTGTAACGTATTGCACAATGTACCTATGTTTCTTGTCACGTCTTGAAACTTTCCAGGCATATTTTTACTAAACattttgctcaaattctcaaTTGTACAACCTCAGGTGTATCTGATTTAAGAGGTTCAGCTCTCAATTAAAATTGAAGAAGTTGACTCAATTTAGGGGGTGAAAAAGTGCACTTTGCTAGAATTCTACACTCTATCTTCTTTCAATAAACTGTCACAAATCTAAATGCTCCAAATTtactcatttgaaaaaaatagctATTAGAAAAGTTCAATAacaacctttatttttttaagtttgaaatGTAAGTTTTTTACAAATACGTCTTCAGAAAAGTTCAACTTACGGTCTCACTTGGCTGTTGATGTTGTACATGCATCTATGGTGAAAGGAAGTTTTGCAATGTTTTATACCCAagcactcactcacacacacacacacacgcgcgcacacacactcacgcgcgctcacacacatttttatgtgaccatgtaaaaaacaaatctataaGAAACACAACACAAGATTGTTTCGGCTTGCAACAGGTTGGACTCCAAAGCAGTGAAGCACGCAGGCGAGAAAGGATGAATCTCataaaaattgtttatttcaaaaaacagagaaaaaatttaaaagacagaaaaatcGGGATACCAAATTAACAAACGTCTCAAAAAACAAGGgtcaaaataacaaagaaataTTAGGGGTAAACTCACCACAACACTGTCTTATTTAACTTTCTCATGATGTTTATGTTACACTTTGtgttcatgaaaccctgactgtgggttgtgtgtaACAGAGTGACATTCCAGTCAGTTCATCTTAATGCTAAGTGAAGCCAAGCTGACTGTTATCTGGTGACTTGTCAGCTGCATTAGATAGAAATGTGAATTTCTTTGTGATTATTCAGTTTGGTCGACTTCTTCTGAAAGCTAAAAGAGCTCCCATTTCCCTTGTGTGACTCATCAGCACTACAATTAATAATATGTATATTGCTGCTTTATATGTTTATAGTGTGTGACATCAACCACATTATTTACATGTGTGTTTGGTAGTAGCAGTAGGTTTCCATTGGAGGAAGCTCATTGTAGAGGTCAAGAGACAGGAGCCAAGTGTCAGCTAATTCAGGTAAGGTAATCAACTAGTATTGAGCAAATAATGATTCACAGCTGGTGTATGAGTACAATATATCAAGTGGTGCATGTCTCCAGATTCCAATTCAGACTACTCCCCTTATactttggtttatttatttatttattttgggggtacAGCCATATGACATGTCTAATAATATAGATAGGAGGGTGCAAGATTCCCTGCGGTTTTGAGATTTAAATCGGCTCACGGCACAGTATATGATGCAAGTAATGGCTCTTTGCAATTCAGTAGCAATCTTGGTAACATGTCCCGCACTCAAAAAAATCTCATACAAACAGCATTGTTAGTGTTTATGGCATTATCTGAATCAATATTCTTCCTTGCTACCTAACCTTCTTAAATCATTCAATTTGACCAGCATTCTTGTTTAATTAAATGCTTATTGGCAATTTACTCTTACCTTGGCAACATAAGGTTAAAGAAGTAAAAGTGAAACACACAAGATAAAACATTTGATTGCCACAGCAGTTTAGTAATAATCTGTCCACAAAACAGCACGAGAAGATGTTCATAATTGGGGTGAATGTCTTGatgtaactttaaaaaaacaatacacaataTTATATTAAGTACAAGAACAGAGGAAGTAACAACATGATCTCACGTTCTTTCAAACAACCtcacaataaaatgaataataataatccgtTTTATATAGTGGTTTTCATAAAACTCAAACGCTTCACATATACAGaaatcaaaaacagacaaaaaaataaatagatgaaaTGCTTGATGGGTTACGTGTTAATTGAAAGAGGATCATTTTTTGAATGATTGTGGTGAGTCAGAGGCACGCATGTGTGGGGGGAGAGAGTTTCAAAGGGTGGGGGCTGCAATGGCGAAGGCCCTGTCCCCCGAGGTACGGTGCTTGGATTTAGTGGTGGGAGTGAGAAGGTTGGAGTCAGAGGTTCGGAGACGGCGGGAGTGGTGAAAGTACTGCAGAAGTGCAGTGAGATATGGGGGGCAGGTTACTGAGGGATTTGTAGGTGATTAGCAGGCTCTTGAAGTGGATGCGTCAGTGTATGGCTAGCTAGGGTAGCTGTTGGAAGACAGGGGTAATATGGTCATCGGAGCAGATGCGGATCAGTAACCGGGCTGCCGAGTTCTGTACATAGTGGCGTTTCTGTAGGTAAGTGGAGGCAAGAACATAAAGGAAGCTATTGCATGAATCAAGTCTGGAGGATATAAAAGCATGGATCAGGGTTTTAGCAGCAGAATTAGAGAGGCTGAGACAAAGGTGGGCAATGTTGCGTAGGTGAAAGTGGGCTGTTTTGGTGATTTGACAGATGTCGGGCTGGAAGGAGAGTGTGGGGTCAAAAATTAAAGTGAGATTTCTGATCTGTGGGGAATGGAGCTTGTGAAATCCCGAGTGGAGGGCAGGAGTGATTTGGGACCAATGATGATAAATTCAGATTTATTGCCAATTTGCGGTTGAGTTTGAGGAATTTGGTGGTCATCCATGATTTTTATTGCACAAAGGCAGTTTTTGAGGGTCTACAGTCATACTTTttgagcaaaaatacaaaattgcaaTGAGTAAAGCACTTAAACACCTTTCTGGGCACCAATTAACATCTATTTTAATGCCAGGAAAAAGTAAATAATCATCATGCTATACCAGTATCATAcagttttcttttgttgtatCTAATCAGAACTTTTAGATGCAAGCAGATGCAAGATATAATACCCAATTTTGTTCCTCTCTGGGACAGAAACTGACAACTTGGACATAAACATTAAATTATTGCTAAAGAACACAACAGACAGATTTTTACAATATACGTGCATGCTTGTTTTTTATCTTTCAGCATTTTATTGAGTTGAATTTAATCACATGGTTTTACTGCTTCATAGTGATGCACGTTGCATCCATtatcaaatatggttccttCTCATAGAAAAAGCTATTATAATTGTTCTGTGAGTTATTTAAAGGAAGGATGAACGTtccatcctcctcatccatTGCGATGTTTGATCATGACCCATGTCAATGACTCTCCACCTCACAAACACTATACGTCTTCAGCAAGTTCAACTTATGGCTTCACTTGGCTGTTGATATCACACGTGT encodes:
- the LOC133404766 gene encoding dapper homolog 3 isoform X1, which codes for MHRAFSFPVTAERSRTKERLEASLAGLCELELRKQRQEGLVLGALALGDPRPPQQPPTTGDVSRFSCWGQDNLTLRRQLSALQSSPWGLMQALEQQVGELRIDTDHHDAAQGDTGDSRPSSGFYESSEGQSPKGRTCSTEPTEMVSSWPYTNERPKSVGDPLVFDGESDLAVPQSGLPRSFSAPHPPLEGIAEEGTPVESWMLQPSRAEQPWQKQQLPGDHVADEDYQQTMRVEGYILHLVQRHTLSPRPCQPRTTLSPDPPYNFTPAHASLHRKSPSLSTEHGHPGPQVDLSSNPMSPSWGCDLPEGEACGGEAPSLEEERYLILPYPQCRPHSLTGRLPSPLPSLDPNCGTGALNLCCEPSTPQHCPQTPINHKHNLVSAQYIPGQTFHAPLRSPRHFNPTQSKARQASPDHHNAKSRNSRKAHNEKQRSKKSSSKSSRSQSENSLLGQRVLPERRYSTTERHQGRGDQAQGQVAKIHVGNNSDKANRRWCSNLELSQDEGENHVEQGHRRPPRKARHGHSGHHQQQQQQQQQHHHHPQQQQHAQRWHADFQHRAPLCQGEDAYMGAAPAESSSSMSEVYSPASSSLSSDSDESGGLVWPQQLPPRLATTPSSSSPSAQAAANPPAQPKAFVKIKASHALKKKILRFRSGSLKVMTTV
- the LOC133404766 gene encoding dapper homolog 3 isoform X2, encoding MHRAFSFPVTAERSRTKERLEASLAGLCELELRKQRQEGLVLGALALGDPRPPQQPPTTGDVSRFSCWGQDNLTLRRQLSALQSSPWGLMQALEQQVGELRIDTDHHDAAQGDTGFYESSEGQSPKGRTCSTEPTEMVSSWPYTNERPKSVGDPLVFDGESDLAVPQSGLPRSFSAPHPPLEGIAEEGTPVESWMLQPSRAEQPWQKQQLPGDHVADEDYQQTMRVEGYILHLVQRHTLSPRPCQPRTTLSPDPPYNFTPAHASLHRKSPSLSTEHGHPGPQVDLSSNPMSPSWGCDLPEGEACGGEAPSLEEERYLILPYPQCRPHSLTGRLPSPLPSLDPNCGTGALNLCCEPSTPQHCPQTPINHKHNLVSAQYIPGQTFHAPLRSPRHFNPTQSKARQASPDHHNAKSRNSRKAHNEKQRSKKSSSKSSRSQSENSLLGQRVLPERRYSTTERHQGRGDQAQGQVAKIHVGNNSDKANRRWCSNLELSQDEGENHVEQGHRRPPRKARHGHSGHHQQQQQQQQQHHHHPQQQQHAQRWHADFQHRAPLCQGEDAYMGAAPAESSSSMSEVYSPASSSLSSDSDESGGLVWPQQLPPRLATTPSSSSPSAQAAANPPAQPKAFVKIKASHALKKKILRFRSGSLKVMTTV
- the c5ar1 gene encoding C5a anaphylatoxin chemotactic receptor 1, producing the protein MYNINSQVRPLIMDFDLSDILELNYSIADYNFTFPDFPDIMRPKIQPIQIVALTFYALVVLFGVPGNAIVVWVTGFKMPPSVTSIWFLNLGLADLLCCLSLPLLMVPLAHDDHWHFGPMTCPLVKGLFYLVMYCSILQLVFISLDRWLLVARPVWCHNNRRPKYAVLGCVAVWCLALIGSIPQFVYTREITVGEHKRECVTVHTVQSAWLVTSLRFLLGFLLPFLAIIICHWMVYRRADSKMAHSGSRSKRTLRVIVAVVLSFFLCWLPLHIVDFLLLVTPRSSPHSPSVYLAHVMTLCLAYFNSCLNPLLYVCLGRGFKNTMNRSLCNILHLLSEDHTPRTSIGTHETKATSSSEKEMTNV